Proteins encoded within one genomic window of Suricata suricatta isolate VVHF042 chromosome 17, meerkat_22Aug2017_6uvM2_HiC, whole genome shotgun sequence:
- the CHMP6 gene encoding charged multivesicular body protein 6, with protein sequence MALLGNSHRARGRVDTCCPGGAPADTSARNFQFSCALLGDILEGHVICIIEDRPGRAGSVTLPPSPRRAGRIRTRDAPLSRRTRFAFGGARPCAAARRSEQRGVLNGKGGASAREAGVPGGDSGKRETPKVVLFQARLLAGDAWCGPDVCQMGRGPRGRGRGGAGRGAPGEDQHPQLRRLGTQAPRPRDGVSGLKGQEGRRLPCNEEVCTPSLRTRQDQLKQQRDKLRQYQKRVTQQLEREREIARQLLRDGRKERAKLLLKKKRYREQLLDKTENQITSLETMVQNIEFTQIEMKVVEGLQIGNECLKKMHQVMSIEEVERILEETQEAVEYQRQIDELLSGSFTQEDEDAILEELNAITQEQIDLPEVPSEPLPERKPEKVPIKARPQQGDLVAAS encoded by the exons ATGGCCCTGCTGGGCAACAGTCACCGGGCGCGGGGCCGCGTGGACACGTGCTGCCCAGGTGGCGCCCCCGCGGACACCT CTGCCCGGAACTTTCAGTTTTCGTGTGCGCTGCTGGGGGACATTCTGGAAGGGCACGTGATATGCATCATTGAGGACCGCCCAGGCCGTGCCGGCAGTGTCACCCTGCCACCGTCGCCAAGGCGTGCGGGGCGGATTCGAACCCGAGACGCACCGCTGTCCCGCCGCACGCGGTTCGCCTTCGGCGGCGCCCGGCCCTGCGCGGCCGCC AGAAGATCTGAGCAGCGTGGGGTGCTGAATGGGAAGGGGGGCGCCAGCGCCAGGGAGGCAGGGGTCCCTGGCGGAGACTCGGGCAAGCGAGAAACCCCCAAGGTGGTTCTCTTCCAGGCCCGTCTCCTTGCCGGGGACGCTTGGTGCGGCCCAGACG TCTGCCAAATGGGACGTGGCccgaggggcaggggcaggggcggggcggggcggggcgctcCTGGGGAGGATCAGCACCCGCAGCTGAGGAGGctgggcacccaggcacccaggccgAGGGACGGTGTCTCCGGGCTGAAGGGCCAGGAAGGCAGGCGTCTTCCCTGCAACGAGGAGGTGTGCACCCCCTCGCTGCGGACACGGCAGGAC caACTGAAGCAGCAGCGGGATAAACTGAGGCAATACCAGAAGAGGGTCACCCAGCAGCTGGAGAGGGAGCGGGAGATCGCCCGGCAGCTCCTGCGGGACGGGAGGAAGGA ACGGGCCAAGCTGCTGCTCAAGAAGAAGCGGTACCGGGAGCAGCTTCTGGACAAGACAGAGAACCAGATCACCAGCCTGGAAACGATG GTCCAGAATATTGAGTTCACCCAGATTGAAATGAAGGTGGTCGAGGGGCTGCAGATTGGAAACGAGTGTCTGAAGAAGATGCACCAG GTGATGTCCATAGAAGAAGTGGAGCGGATACTGGAGGAGACCCAGGAGGCCGTGGAGTACCAGCGG CAAATAGATGAGCTGCTGTCAGGAAGCTTCACTCAGGAGGATGAAGATGCCATCTTGGAGGAGCTGAATGCAATCACTCAG GAGCAGATAGACCTCCCCGAGGTTCCCTCCGAGCCTCTCCCAGAGAGGAAGCCAG aAAAAGTCCCCATCAAGGCCAGGCCCCAGCAGGGGGACCTGGTGGCAGCCTCATAA